The genomic stretch CGCGGTGTCCGACGTGTTCCTGGGGCATGGCGAGATCGTGTCGCAGCGCGGACGCGAGAAGGACGATATTTCCCGCTATTACGCCGAATCGATGGTGCCGGGGGATCTGGCGCGCGGGCTGCCGGTGGTGGTGCTGGTCGATTCGGGCACTGCCTCGGCGTCGGAGATCGTCGCGGGGGCGCTCCAGGATCATCACCGCGGGCTGGTGATGGGGGTGCGCAGCTTCGGCAAGGGATCGGTCCAGACGATCCTGCCGATGGGGCCGCGCGCCGCGCTGCGCCTCACGACCGCGCGCTATTACACACCGTCGGGCCATTCGGTGCAGGAAGGCGGGATCAAGCCCGACCTGATGGTGCCGCAGATTTCGGACCCCGATTACAAGGATCGCCCGGTGCTGCGCGAAGCCGATCTGCGCCGTCACCTGATCAATTCGGAAAAGGTCGACGACGGCGTGCTCGAAGAGGACGCCAAGACGGATCCGCGCTTTGCCGCCACGGCGGAACAGCTCAAGAAGCAGGGAATCGACGATTTCCAGCTCCATTACGCGCTCCAGACGATCGCGCGGGTCGGGCCGAACAGCCCGCTCGTCGCGACCAAGGGGCGCTGAGCCATGCCGGTTGACGGACTTCGTATCGCACGGCTGATCGCGCTGCTGCTGCCCGCAGCTTTGGTCGGCGGTGCGCTACTTTCGCAAAGTTTCGGACTGGTCCCGTGCGAGATGTGCATGTGGCAGCGCTGGCCGCATTATGCCGCGATCGCAGTGGCGGCGCTGTCGTTCGTGGCCCCCGGTCGCCCGCTGCGGATGACGCTGGTGTTGTTCGCGGGCGCGCTGATCGCGCTCAGCGGCGCGATCGGCATTTTCCACGCGGGAGTCGAATATCATTGGTGGCAGGGCATCACCGCCTGCACCGCCGCAGCCACCCCCGGCGATCCGATGGCGATGCTCGACGAAGCGCTCCGCCGCCCGCTGATCCGCTGCGACACGGCGCAATGGACGCTGCTCGGGATCAGCCTCGCAGGGTTCAACGCGATCTTCTCGCTCGCGGGCGCGGTGGCGATCTTTGGCCTGTCGGTTCGGAGGGCAAGGCGATGAGCTGGAAACCGGGTGACGCGCGTGAGGCCATGCGGACAATGGTGCGCGTCGACCAGGCGGGCGAATATGGCGCGACGCGAATCTATGCCGGCCAGCTGGCGGTGATGGGGGATCGCACGCCCGCCGCGCGCCAGATCGCGGGCATGGCGATCCAGGAGGAGCGCCATCGCCGCTTTTTCGACGCGATGCTGGTGCGCCGCGGCGTTCGACCGACCGCGCTCCAGCCCTTTTGGGATGTGGCAGGCTTTGCGCTGGGCGCGGTCACTGCGGCGATGGGGCCTTCCGCCGCCATGGCCTGCACGGCTGCGGTCGAGACCGAGATCGACCGCCATTATAGCCAGCAGCTCGCCGAACTGGGGGCTGCCGATCCCGAGCTGAGCGAGGCCGTTGCAGAGTTTCGTGCCGAAGAGCTTGAGCATCTCGACACCGCGATTGCCTCTGGCGCGGAGCAGGCGCCGGGCTATCCGGTGCTCGCCGGGCTGATTCGCATGGGGTGCCGCGCCGCGATTGCGCTGTCCAAGCGGATATGACAGGCCGGGTTCAGCGTTAGGGGTGTAGGAAATGTCCCGGTGGGTGAAGGAGCAGGCGTGATGATCAAGCAGGTTGTATTCGGCGCGGCGCTCGCCGTGGCACCGCTCCTCGTCCCAGCGGCGCAGGCGCAGAATGCCGCCCAGAACGGCGTGCTGCTGATTTACGGCAACGACAAATGCCCGACCAACGACAATGGCGAAGAGATCGTCGTGTGCCAGCGCCTCGACGAGACCGAACGGTTTCGCATCCCCAAGACGCTGCGCGACCAGGCCGGGCGCCCGCAAGCGACCGAAAGCTGGGCAGTCCGCTCGCAGGATGCGCTGACCTCGGGGCAGACCGGCACCGGAAGCTGCTCGACGGTGGGGGCAGGCGGGCAGACCGGCTGTTTCGTGCGCAACGCAACGCGTGCCAAGGCCGATGCCAAGGCGCGGAAGAAGGCCGAGACCGACCTGCCGCTTCCCTGATGCTCAGCGCGGGGCGGTCACCCACTCCGGTGGCGGGCGCCGCACGCAATCGACGATGAGCCAGAGCATCACGGCTCCCCGAAACCCGGCGGCGACCGCAATATCGGTTACGGTGGTTGCGGGCCACGCATTCTCCATCCCGGCAAACCACCAGAACTCGGCGAAATACGCCGCGATGTCGCCGACCACGAACAGCGCGACCAGCCGCAACCGCGGCGCCAGCATCACCAGCATCGGATAGAGCCACAGGTCGAACTGCGGCGAATAGACCTTGTTGGTCAGCATGAACCACGCCAGCACCGGCGCAAACAGCGTCCACAGATGCGCGTGGTGCTGGCGCCATCCGAATGCGAGCATCGCACCCGCGCCGCCAACGAACAGCAGCGGCGCAAAGAGATTGCGATCCTCGGTCCAGGTGAACAGCCATCCCAGATTGGCAAGCACGTCCCAGGTCGCGGCGGCGGTGCCCGAGCGCTCCTGCGAGAAGCGATAGAATTCGCTCCAATTCTCCGGCGCCAGCAGCGCGACCGGCAGGTTCACCGCCAGCCACGCCCCGATCGCCGCCGCCGAGAGCGCCGTCGCGCGCATCAGCCGCGCCCGCCAGGGCCGGGCGTCGCCGAACAATGCGCCAAGCCCGAGCAACGGCAGCAGCAGCACCGGGAAGAGCTTTGCCGCCGTGCCCAGCGCCGCGGCAGCGGCGGCCTGCACCAGCCGCCCGCGCTGCGCTAGTACCAGCGCGCAGACCGCAAGCGTCGCGGCGGCAAGGTCCCAGTTATGCGCCAGATACAGCACGAGCGGCGGCGCCGCCGCCCAGGCCCATAGCCGCCGCCGATCGACTCCCGCCCGCATCATCATCGCCAGGATCGCCGCCGCCAGAAGCGCATTGACCAGCGCAACCACGCCCAGGAAATGCGCGTCCCGCGCGCCGGCGCCGAACAGGAGGCGCGTTACGCTCCCCTCCAGCCAGATCTGCGCGCCGGTGAGGACCGGATATTCCATCCGCGCCTGCAGATACGGGATCTGCCCGCTGGCCACCCCACGCCCGAACCAGAAGGGCAGCACATCGGAATAGCAGCCGGTGGTATATTGTATCGACCCGACCCAGCCGCCGGACATGCAATGCCCCTTGAACAGCCAGCCCAGGCTGCACGTCACCGCCAGCGCCAGCCAAAGCACGCGCGCCTTCGCGTTCCAGATCGTCGCCCACCCCATGCGGCGTGCCTTACCGGCCCGGCTGCATCGCGTCCATCGCCACTGGACACGCAAGCGATTGGAACATATAAAGAACAAATGGCGCAACTGGACCTTCGCGAGAAACTCGCCATCCTTGCCGACGCGGCAAAATATGACGCATCCTGCGCGTCATCCGGCACGAGCAAGCGTAATTCGGCGGACGGCAAGGGACTGGGCTCGACCGAGGGCATGGGCATTTGCCACGCCTATGCGCCCGATGGCCGCTGCATCAGCCTGCTCAAGATCCTGCTGACCAACGCGTGCGTGTTCGATTGCCATTATTGCATCAACCGCAAGAGTTCGAACGTCCGCCGCGCGCGCTTCACGCCCGAGGAAATTGTCGACCTCACGCTGCGCTTCTATCGCCGCAATTATATCGAGGGGCTGTTTCTCTCCTCGGGGATCATCCGGTCGCCGGATTATACGATGGAGCAGATCGTCCGCGTCGCGCAGAGCCTGCGCGAGGATCATGGGTTTCGCGGATATATCCATTTGAAGACGATCCCCGACGCCGACCCCGAGTTGGTCCGGCAGGCGGGGCTCCACGCCGATCGGCTGTCGATCAATGTCGAGTTGCCGACCGTCGCCGGGCTGACTCGATTGGCCCCGGAGAAATCGGCGCCGCGGATCGAAGGCGCGATGCGCGACGTGCGGGCGTCGATCGATGATCGCGCCGATGCAGGCAAACGCTACAAGTCCGCACCCCGCTTCGCGCCTGCGGGCCAGTCGACCCAGATGATCGTCGGCGCCGATGCGGCGACGGATGGCGACATCATCACCCGCGCCGCCGGACTGTACGATCGCTTCAAGCTCCGCCGCGTCTATTATTCGGCGTTCAGCCCGATCCCGGACGCGAGCGCAGTGCTGCCGCTCCAGCGCCCGCCGCTGATGC from Sphingomonas hengshuiensis encodes the following:
- a CDS encoding disulfide bond formation protein B, with the protein product MPVDGLRIARLIALLLPAALVGGALLSQSFGLVPCEMCMWQRWPHYAAIAVAALSFVAPGRPLRMTLVLFAGALIALSGAIGIFHAGVEYHWWQGITACTAAATPGDPMAMLDEALRRPLIRCDTAQWTLLGISLAGFNAIFSLAGAVAIFGLSVRRARR
- a CDS encoding demethoxyubiquinone hydroxylase family protein, whose product is MSWKPGDAREAMRTMVRVDQAGEYGATRIYAGQLAVMGDRTPAARQIAGMAIQEERHRRFFDAMLVRRGVRPTALQPFWDVAGFALGAVTAAMGPSAAMACTAAVETEIDRHYSQQLAELGAADPELSEAVAEFRAEELEHLDTAIASGAEQAPGYPVLAGLIRMGCRAAIALSKRI
- a CDS encoding putative DNA modification/repair radical SAM protein, with translation MAQLDLREKLAILADAAKYDASCASSGTSKRNSADGKGLGSTEGMGICHAYAPDGRCISLLKILLTNACVFDCHYCINRKSSNVRRARFTPEEIVDLTLRFYRRNYIEGLFLSSGIIRSPDYTMEQIVRVAQSLREDHGFRGYIHLKTIPDADPELVRQAGLHADRLSINVELPTVAGLTRLAPEKSAPRIEGAMRDVRASIDDRADAGKRYKSAPRFAPAGQSTQMIVGADAATDGDIITRAAGLYDRFKLRRVYYSAFSPIPDASAVLPLQRPPLMREHRLYQSDWLMRFYDYQPREVAAAADSATGMLPLDIDPKLAWALKFRDRFPVDVNRAPREALLRVPGLGVKAVTAILATRRWRRLRLADVARLTVSIAKLRPFLIAEDWRPVALAEKADLRALVAPKREQLELFAA